In Sphaeramia orbicularis chromosome 12, fSphaOr1.1, whole genome shotgun sequence, the following proteins share a genomic window:
- the rilpl1 gene encoding RILP-like protein 1 isoform X1, which translates to MEESGSALEKNVADLTVMDVYDIAAVVGQEFERIIDQYGCEALSRLMPKVVRVLEILEVMVSRSSISPETEELRLELDKLRLERIDRLEKEKKHRKELELVEDVWRGEAQDLLSQIAQLQEENKTLLTNLSIKDPISEEDLQRHEGMSERERQVMKKLKEVVDKQRDEIRAKDRELTLKNEDIEALQQQQSRLMKINHDLRHKISVVEAQGKALIEQKVELEASAQARGQEVGALRQEVTRLRERLQGDVPAQEPEESPPQPPSPAEPGKAAMVAVAEGWSCRPDPPESMSGGFDPAPCPLPGSLSTEGHDYGDEEAEDEAVLLWEAMCDEDMPAVFQYFTKEALCEEEAGNIDPKDPNRPRFTLQELRDVLHERNELKAKVFLLQEELAYYKSEETEEESMPPTPSPSPELRSRSRSSAQPESGIKRLFSFFSRDKQRSSQQNAHFDGGLSSWPGKDDVYTEQAQEALQHM; encoded by the exons atggAGGAGTCCGGGTCGGCCCTGGAGAAGAATGTGGCGGACCTGACGGTGATGGACGTCTATGACATCGCGGCCGTGGTGGGCCAGGAGTTCGAGCGGATCATAGACCAGTACGGCTGCGAGGCTCTGTCCAGACTGATGCCCAAAGTGGTGCGGGTCCTGGAGATCCTGGAGGTGATGGTGAGCCGCAGCAGCATCAGCCCCGAGACCGAGGAGCTGCGGCTGGAGCTGGACAAGCTGCGGCTGGAGAGGATAGACCGgctggagaaggagaagaagcacAGAAAG GAGTTGGAGCTGGTGGAGGACGTTTGGCGAGGAGAAGCCCAGGACCTGCTCTCCCAGATCGCTCAGCTGCAGGAAGAGAACAAAACCCTCCTCACTAACCTTTCCATCAAAGACCCCATAAGTGAGGAGGACCTGCAGAGGCATGAAG GTATGTCAGAGAGGGAAAGACAAGTGATGAAGAAGCTCAAAGAAGTGGTGGACAAACAGAGAGATGAGATTCGAGCCAAGGACCGTGAGCTTACGCTGAAAAACGAGGACATAGAAGCA CTCCAACAACAGCAGTCTCGCCTCATGAAAATCAACCATGACCTGCGCCATAAAATCTCAGTGGTGGAAGCCCAGGGAAAGGCACTTATCGAGCAGAAGGTGGAACTGGAGGCCAGTGCTCAGGCGCGGGGACAGGAAGTCGGCGCTCTTCGGCAGGAAGTAACACGTTTAAGGGAACGACTGCAAGGGGATGTTCCTGCCCAGGAGCCTGAGGAATCCCCGCCTCAGCCCCCCTCACCTGCAGAG CCTGGTAAAGCTGCCATGGTGGCAGTGGCTGAGGGCTGGTCATGCAGACCTGATCCCCCTGAGTCGATGTCAGGAGGGTTTGACCCTGCCCCGTGCCCCCTGCCTGGTTCCCTCAGTACTGAAGGACATGATTATGGGGATGAGGAAGCTGAGGACGAAGCTGTGTTGCTTTGG GAGGCGATGTGTGATGAAGACATGCCTGCTGTGTTCCAATATTTTACCAAG GAGGCGCTGTGTGAGGAGGAGGCAGGAAACATCGACCCAAAGGACCCCAACCGACCCCGGTTCACCCTGCAGGAGCTGAGGGACGTCCTCCATGAGAGGAACGAGCTCAAGGCCAAAGTCTTTCTGCTGCAGGAGGAGCTTGCCTACTACAAGAG cgAGGAGACAGAAGAAGAGAGTATGCCTCCAACTCCCTCTCCCTCGCCTGAACTGAGGAGTCGCTCCCGCTCGTCTGCTCAGCCAGAGTCAGGAATCAAACGCCT
- the rilpl1 gene encoding RILP-like protein 1 isoform X3: MEESGSALEKNVADLTVMDVYDIAAVVGQEFERIIDQYGCEALSRLMPKVVRVLEILEVMVSRSSISPETEELRLELDKLRLERIDRLEKEKKHRKELELVEDVWRGEAQDLLSQIAQLQEENKTLLTNLSIKDPISEEDLQRHEGMSERERQVMKKLKEVVDKQRDEIRAKDRELTLKNEDIEALQQQQSRLMKINHDLRHKISVVEAQGKALIEQKVELEASAQARGQEVGALRQEVTRLRERLQGDVPAQEPEESPPQPPSPAEPGKAAMVAVAEGWSCRPDPPESMSGGFDPAPCPLPGSLSTEGHDYGDEEAEDEAVLLWEAMCDEDMPAVFQYFTKEALCEEEAGNIDPKDPNRPRFTLQELRDVLHERNELKAKVFLLQEELAYYKSEETEEESMPPTPSPSPELRSRSRSSAQPESGIKRLIFTAIMPMVAAGLIPDDPTLQPIRRLMSLV, from the exons atggAGGAGTCCGGGTCGGCCCTGGAGAAGAATGTGGCGGACCTGACGGTGATGGACGTCTATGACATCGCGGCCGTGGTGGGCCAGGAGTTCGAGCGGATCATAGACCAGTACGGCTGCGAGGCTCTGTCCAGACTGATGCCCAAAGTGGTGCGGGTCCTGGAGATCCTGGAGGTGATGGTGAGCCGCAGCAGCATCAGCCCCGAGACCGAGGAGCTGCGGCTGGAGCTGGACAAGCTGCGGCTGGAGAGGATAGACCGgctggagaaggagaagaagcacAGAAAG GAGTTGGAGCTGGTGGAGGACGTTTGGCGAGGAGAAGCCCAGGACCTGCTCTCCCAGATCGCTCAGCTGCAGGAAGAGAACAAAACCCTCCTCACTAACCTTTCCATCAAAGACCCCATAAGTGAGGAGGACCTGCAGAGGCATGAAG GTATGTCAGAGAGGGAAAGACAAGTGATGAAGAAGCTCAAAGAAGTGGTGGACAAACAGAGAGATGAGATTCGAGCCAAGGACCGTGAGCTTACGCTGAAAAACGAGGACATAGAAGCA CTCCAACAACAGCAGTCTCGCCTCATGAAAATCAACCATGACCTGCGCCATAAAATCTCAGTGGTGGAAGCCCAGGGAAAGGCACTTATCGAGCAGAAGGTGGAACTGGAGGCCAGTGCTCAGGCGCGGGGACAGGAAGTCGGCGCTCTTCGGCAGGAAGTAACACGTTTAAGGGAACGACTGCAAGGGGATGTTCCTGCCCAGGAGCCTGAGGAATCCCCGCCTCAGCCCCCCTCACCTGCAGAG CCTGGTAAAGCTGCCATGGTGGCAGTGGCTGAGGGCTGGTCATGCAGACCTGATCCCCCTGAGTCGATGTCAGGAGGGTTTGACCCTGCCCCGTGCCCCCTGCCTGGTTCCCTCAGTACTGAAGGACATGATTATGGGGATGAGGAAGCTGAGGACGAAGCTGTGTTGCTTTGG GAGGCGATGTGTGATGAAGACATGCCTGCTGTGTTCCAATATTTTACCAAG GAGGCGCTGTGTGAGGAGGAGGCAGGAAACATCGACCCAAAGGACCCCAACCGACCCCGGTTCACCCTGCAGGAGCTGAGGGACGTCCTCCATGAGAGGAACGAGCTCAAGGCCAAAGTCTTTCTGCTGCAGGAGGAGCTTGCCTACTACAAGAG cgAGGAGACAGAAGAAGAGAGTATGCCTCCAACTCCCTCTCCCTCGCCTGAACTGAGGAGTCGCTCCCGCTCGTCTGCTCAGCCAGAGTCAGGAATCAAACGCCT GATCTTCACAGCCATTATGCCGATGGTGGCGGCTGGTTTGATCCCAGATGACCCCACTTTACAGCCAATCAGACGCCTCATGTCGCTTGTATGA
- the rilpl1 gene encoding RILP-like protein 1 isoform X2, translated as MEESGSALEKNVADLTVMDVYDIAAVVGQEFERIIDQYGCEALSRLMPKVVRVLEILEVMVSRSSISPETEELRLELDKLRLERIDRLEKEKKHRKELELVEDVWRGEAQDLLSQIAQLQEENKTLLTNLSIKDPISEEDLQRHEGMSERERQVMKKLKEVVDKQRDEIRAKDRELTLKNEDIEALQQQQSRLMKINHDLRHKISVVEAQGKALIEQKVELEASAQARGQEVGALRQEVTRLRERLQGDVPAQEPEESPPQPPSPAEPGKAAMVAVAEGWSCRPDPPESMSGGFDPAPCPLPGSLSTEGHDYGDEEAEDEAVLLWEAMCDEDMPAVFQYFTKEALCEEEAGNIDPKDPNRPRFTLQELRDVLHERNELKAKVFLLQEELAYYKSEETEEESMPPTPSPSPELRSRSRSSAQPESGIKRLIFTAIMPMVAAGLIPDDPTLQPIRRLMSLV; from the exons atggAGGAGTCCGGGTCGGCCCTGGAGAAGAATGTGGCGGACCTGACGGTGATGGACGTCTATGACATCGCGGCCGTGGTGGGCCAGGAGTTCGAGCGGATCATAGACCAGTACGGCTGCGAGGCTCTGTCCAGACTGATGCCCAAAGTGGTGCGGGTCCTGGAGATCCTGGAGGTGATGGTGAGCCGCAGCAGCATCAGCCCCGAGACCGAGGAGCTGCGGCTGGAGCTGGACAAGCTGCGGCTGGAGAGGATAGACCGgctggagaaggagaagaagcacAGAAAG GAGTTGGAGCTGGTGGAGGACGTTTGGCGAGGAGAAGCCCAGGACCTGCTCTCCCAGATCGCTCAGCTGCAGGAAGAGAACAAAACCCTCCTCACTAACCTTTCCATCAAAGACCCCATAAGTGAGGAGGACCTGCAGAGGCATGAAG GTATGTCAGAGAGGGAAAGACAAGTGATGAAGAAGCTCAAAGAAGTGGTGGACAAACAGAGAGATGAGATTCGAGCCAAGGACCGTGAGCTTACGCTGAAAAACGAGGACATAGAAGCA CTCCAACAACAGCAGTCTCGCCTCATGAAAATCAACCATGACCTGCGCCATAAAATCTCAGTGGTGGAAGCCCAGGGAAAGGCACTTATCGAGCAGAAGGTGGAACTGGAGGCCAGTGCTCAGGCGCGGGGACAGGAAGTCGGCGCTCTTCGGCAGGAAGTAACACGTTTAAGGGAACGACTGCAAGGGGATGTTCCTGCCCAGGAGCCTGAGGAATCCCCGCCTCAGCCCCCCTCACCTGCAGAG CCTGGTAAAGCTGCCATGGTGGCAGTGGCTGAGGGCTGGTCATGCAGACCTGATCCCCCTGAGTCGATGTCAGGAGGGTTTGACCCTGCCCCGTGCCCCCTGCCTGGTTCCCTCAGTACTGAAGGACATGATTATGGGGATGAGGAAGCTGAGGACGAAGCTGTGTTGCTTTGG GAGGCGATGTGTGATGAAGACATGCCTGCTGTGTTCCAATATTTTACCAAG GAGGCGCTGTGTGAGGAGGAGGCAGGAAACATCGACCCAAAGGACCCCAACCGACCCCGGTTCACCCTGCAGGAGCTGAGGGACGTCCTCCATGAGAGGAACGAGCTCAAGGCCAAAGTCTTTCTGCTGCAGGAGGAGCTTGCCTACTACAAGAG cgAGGAGACAGAAGAAGAGAGTATGCCTCCAACTCCCTCTCCCTCGCCTGAACTGAGGAGTCGCTCCCGCTCGTCTGCTCAGCCAGAGTCAGGAATCAAACGCCT GATCTTCACAGCCATTATGCCGATGGTGGCGGCTGGTTTGATCCCAGATGACCCCACTTTACAGCCAATCAGACGCCTCATGTCGCTT
- the rilpl1 gene encoding RILP-like protein 1 isoform X4, whose protein sequence is MEESGSALEKNVADLTVMDVYDIAAVVGQEFERIIDQYGCEALSRLMPKVVRVLEILEVMVSRSSISPETEELRLELDKLRLERIDRLEKEKKHRKELELVEDVWRGEAQDLLSQIAQLQEENKTLLTNLSIKDPISEEDLQRHEGMSERERQVMKKLKEVVDKQRDEIRAKDRELTLKNEDIEALQQQQSRLMKINHDLRHKISVVEAQGKALIEQKVELEASAQARGQEVGALRQEVTRLRERLQGDVPAQEPEESPPQPPSPAEPGKAAMVAVAEGWSCRPDPPESMSGGFDPAPCPLPGSLSTEGHDYGDEEAEDEAVLLWEALCEEEAGNIDPKDPNRPRFTLQELRDVLHERNELKAKVFLLQEELAYYKSEETEEESMPPTPSPSPELRSRSRSSAQPESGIKRLFSFFSRDKQRSSQQNAHFDGGLSSWPGKDDVYTEQAQEALQHM, encoded by the exons atggAGGAGTCCGGGTCGGCCCTGGAGAAGAATGTGGCGGACCTGACGGTGATGGACGTCTATGACATCGCGGCCGTGGTGGGCCAGGAGTTCGAGCGGATCATAGACCAGTACGGCTGCGAGGCTCTGTCCAGACTGATGCCCAAAGTGGTGCGGGTCCTGGAGATCCTGGAGGTGATGGTGAGCCGCAGCAGCATCAGCCCCGAGACCGAGGAGCTGCGGCTGGAGCTGGACAAGCTGCGGCTGGAGAGGATAGACCGgctggagaaggagaagaagcacAGAAAG GAGTTGGAGCTGGTGGAGGACGTTTGGCGAGGAGAAGCCCAGGACCTGCTCTCCCAGATCGCTCAGCTGCAGGAAGAGAACAAAACCCTCCTCACTAACCTTTCCATCAAAGACCCCATAAGTGAGGAGGACCTGCAGAGGCATGAAG GTATGTCAGAGAGGGAAAGACAAGTGATGAAGAAGCTCAAAGAAGTGGTGGACAAACAGAGAGATGAGATTCGAGCCAAGGACCGTGAGCTTACGCTGAAAAACGAGGACATAGAAGCA CTCCAACAACAGCAGTCTCGCCTCATGAAAATCAACCATGACCTGCGCCATAAAATCTCAGTGGTGGAAGCCCAGGGAAAGGCACTTATCGAGCAGAAGGTGGAACTGGAGGCCAGTGCTCAGGCGCGGGGACAGGAAGTCGGCGCTCTTCGGCAGGAAGTAACACGTTTAAGGGAACGACTGCAAGGGGATGTTCCTGCCCAGGAGCCTGAGGAATCCCCGCCTCAGCCCCCCTCACCTGCAGAG CCTGGTAAAGCTGCCATGGTGGCAGTGGCTGAGGGCTGGTCATGCAGACCTGATCCCCCTGAGTCGATGTCAGGAGGGTTTGACCCTGCCCCGTGCCCCCTGCCTGGTTCCCTCAGTACTGAAGGACATGATTATGGGGATGAGGAAGCTGAGGACGAAGCTGTGTTGCTTTGG GAGGCGCTGTGTGAGGAGGAGGCAGGAAACATCGACCCAAAGGACCCCAACCGACCCCGGTTCACCCTGCAGGAGCTGAGGGACGTCCTCCATGAGAGGAACGAGCTCAAGGCCAAAGTCTTTCTGCTGCAGGAGGAGCTTGCCTACTACAAGAG cgAGGAGACAGAAGAAGAGAGTATGCCTCCAACTCCCTCTCCCTCGCCTGAACTGAGGAGTCGCTCCCGCTCGTCTGCTCAGCCAGAGTCAGGAATCAAACGCCT